A stretch of Brassica napus cultivar Da-Ae chromosome C6, Da-Ae, whole genome shotgun sequence DNA encodes these proteins:
- the LOC106381076 gene encoding uncharacterized protein LOC106381076: MSIGAMQEIEETAPLIDDSQPSGETRSQSATTKVPEVEIHLYRSGKGPIDVFKSNLGGWEQDQLEVRAILEKYGLKSIFAFNVEKGRGVPIRFQRNGRSVLTYRDGATVYIDGEPQDSMIQPITRIVLGVVIATLLITFLMKDPPAWIKNNISIGNFPPWVLACIVIVFTRARKRTRDFFRKYGW; the protein is encoded by the exons ATGTCAATAGGAGCGATGCAGGAGATCGAAGAGACTGCTCCGTTAATCGACGATTCTCAACCCAGCGGCGAAACGAGATCGCAATCCGCGACGACGAAGGTGCCGGAGGTGGAGATCCATCTGTATCGAAGTGGGAAAGGTCCGATCGACGTGTTCAAATCGAATCTCGGAGGTTGGGAGCAGGATCAGCTCGAGGTTCGAGCTATTCTCGAGAAATACGGATTGAAATCGATCTTCGCTTTCAACGTCGAGAAAGGTCGAGGCGTCCCGATCCGATTTCAAAGGAATGGCCGGTCTGTGCTGACGTACAGAGATGGTGCCACCGTTTACATCGACGGCGAACCTCAG GATTCTATGATCCAACCCATCACAAGAATCGTGCTCGGAGTAGTGATTGCTACGCTGTTAATAACGTTTCTAATGAAGGACCCGCCAGCGTGGATCAAGAACAACATCTCCATTGGGAACTTCCCTCCGTGGGTGCTCGCGTGCATAGTAATAGTATTCACCCGAGCGAGGAAGAGAACCAGAGACTTCTTCAGGAAGTATGGGTGGTAG
- the LOC106398808 gene encoding uncharacterized protein LOC106398808 — protein MQEAEETAPLHDDSQPGGETRSQSSATTKVPEVEIHLFLTDRGMNPIDVFKWTLGGKEQGQLEVRPILYKYGLKKIFAFTVDEARGFCVPIRFNPQEYGRSLLTYEDGTVVHIIAEPKNRVIEAIQKSVIGAVFAWLLNTFLVRRPPAWIKNNFSITDLPLWAVVCIFIVLMLVRMNRIDIYRKLGWL, from the exons ATGCAGGAAGCTGAAGAGACTGCTCCGTTGCACGACGATTCTCAACCTGGAGGTGAAACGAGATCGCAATCCTCCGCCACGACGAAGGTGCCGGAGGTGGAGATCCATCTGTTTCTGACTGATAGAGGTATGAATCCGATCGATGTTTTCAAGTGGACTCTCGGAGGTAAGGAGCAGGGTCAGCTCGAGGTTCGACCTATTCTTTATAAAtatggattaaaaaaaatcttcgcTTTCACCGTTGACGAAGCTCGAGGCTTCTGCGTCCCCATCCGATTTAACCCTCAGGAGTACGGCCGGTCTCTGCTGACGTACGAAGATGGTACCGTCGTTCACATCATAGCTGAACCTAAG AATCGTGTGATCGAAGCCATCCAAAAATCAGTGATTGGAGCCGTGTTTGCTTGGCTGTTAAATACGTTTCTAGTGAGGCGCCCTCCAGCGTGGATCAAGAACAACTTTTCCATTACGGACTTGCCTCTGTGGGCGGTCGTGTGCATATTCATAGTACTCATGCTAGTAAGGATGAATCGCATAGACATTTACAGGAAGCTTGGGTGGTTATAA